Proteins encoded together in one Gallus gallus isolate bGalGal1 chromosome 18, bGalGal1.mat.broiler.GRCg7b, whole genome shotgun sequence window:
- the ARSG gene encoding arylsulfatase G precursor: MGTPAPWSVLLLAVLVGLCTSPVAQGKPNFIVILADDLGWGDLGANWAETKETPHLDELAAEGTRFVDFHSAASTCSPSRASLLTGRLGVRNGVTHNFAISSVGGLPLNETTLAEVLRAAGYSTAAIGKWHLGHHGHHHPIFRGFDYYFGIPYSHDMGCTDTPGYNVPPCPPCPQHSAATSPTNKDCYTDVALPLFENLTIIQQPVDLSSLVEQYMEAAARFIQQARDSSRPFFLYLALAHMHVPLQIAPPPDRGIYGAALREMDALVGHVKHLADSCGKGSTLLWFTGDNGPWMQKCELAGRLGPLLGAWQRAQGGSPAKQTTWEGGHRVPALAYWPGHVPAKRSSHAMLSTLDVFPTLVALAGATLPPNRRFDGMDVSPVLFGLSDVGHKVLLHPNSGAAGKDGAVEALRLAQYKAFYTTGGAKACDGSIGPEEHHRPPLIFNLDRDIQEQEPLDVASREYQAVLPAISRAYAQALEDIATDNTTVADYSKDPAAVPCCSTQHVACRCHAPTSHTASLDQHTDGRATRLCL, encoded by the exons ATGGGAACTCCAGCCCCgtggtctgtgctgctgcttgccgTGCTGGTGGGGCTCTGCACTTCCCCAGTGGCACAGGGGAAGCCAAACTTCATTGTCATCCTGGCAGACGATCTGGGCTGGGGGGACCTGGGGGCCAACTGGGCCGAGACGAAGGAGACCCCACATTTGGATGAGTTGGCTGCCGAAGGGACAAG GTTCGTGGATTTCCACTCGGCTGCCTCCACCTGCTCACCGTCCCGCGCCTCTCTGCTCACGGGGCGCCTCGGTGTGCGCAATGGGGTGACCCACAACTTCGCCATCAGCTCTGTGGGCGGCCTGCCCCTCAATGAGACCACACTGGCTGAGGTGCTGCGGGCAGCAGGGTACAGCACAGCAGCTATAG GCAAATGGCACCTGGGGCACCAcggccaccaccaccccatcTTCCGTG GGTTCGACTATTACTTTGGGATCCCCTACAGCCATGACATGGGCTGCACAGACACCCCTGGCTACAACGTTCCACCCTGCccaccctgcccacagcacagcgcGGCCACCAG ccccaccaACAAGGACTGCTATACGGATGTCGCCCTTCCTCTCTTTGAGAACCTCACCATCATCCAGCAGCCCGTCGACCTCAGCAGCCTGGTGGAGCAGTACATGGAGGCGGCAGCGCGCTTCATCCAGCAGGCAAG GGACAGCAGCCGTCCCTTCTTCCTCTATCTGGCGCTGGCCCACATGCACGTGCCACTGCAGATTGCCCCACCACCGGACAGGGGCATCTACGGGGCTGCCCTGCGTGAGATGGATGCCCTGGTGGGACATGTCAAGCACCTGGCCGACAGCTGTGGGAAGGGCAGCACACTGCTGTGGTTCACAG GTGACAATGGCCCTTGGATGCAGAAATGTGAGCTGGCGGGACGCCTGGGGCCGCTGCTGGGGGCCTGGCAGAGGGCACAAG GAGGCAGCCCTGCCAAGCAGACCACCTGGGAAGGAGGGCACCGGGTGCCGGCGCTGGCGTACTGGCCTGGCCACGTCCCTGCCAAGCGGAGCAGCCACGCCATGCTGAG CACCCTGGATGTCTTCCCCACGCTGGTGGCCCTGGCTGGAGCCACACTTCCCCCAAACAGGCGCTTTGATGGCATGGATGTGTCCCCGGTTCTCTTCGGGCTGTCAGATGTGGGACACAAG GTGCTGCTTCACCCCAACAGCGGGGCAGCGGGGAAGGACGGGGCGGTTGAGGCACTGCGGCTGGCTCAGTACAAGGCCTTCTACACCACAG GAGGGGCGAAGGCTTGTGATGGAAGCATTGGGCCAGAAGAGCATCATCGGCCACCGCTCATTTTCAACTTGGATCGCGATATCCAGGAGCAGGAGCCTTTGGACGTGGCATCCAGGGAGTAtcaggcagtgctgcctgcaaTCAGCAGGGCTTACGCCCAGGCCCTGGAGGATATTGCAACAGACAACACCACGGTTGCAGACTACTCCAAGGACCCGgcagcagtgccctgctgcagcacacagcacgtGGCCTGCCGATGCCATGCACCTACATCTCACACAGCCTCGCTGGACCAGCACACGGACGGAAGAGCAACACGGCTTTGTCTGTAA
- the ARSG gene encoding arylsulfatase G isoform X4 encodes MGTPAPWSVLLLAVLVGLCTSPVAQGKPNFIVILADDLGWGDLGANWAETKETPHLDELAAEGTRFVDFHSAASTCSPSRASLLTGRLGVRNGVTHNFAISSVGGLPLNETTLAEVLRAAGYSTAAIGKWHLGHHGHHHPIFRGFDYYFGIPYSHDMGCTDTPGYNVPPCPPCPQHSAATSPTNKDCYTDVALPLFENLTIIQQPVDLSSLVEQYMEAAARFIQQARDSSRPFFLYLALAHMHVPLQIAPPPDRGIYGAALREMDALVGHVKHLADSCGKGSTLLWFTGDNGPWMQKCELAGRLGPLLGAWQRAQGGSPAKQTTWEGGHRVPALAYWPGHVPAKRSSHAMLSTLDVFPTLVALAGATLPPNRRFDGMDVSPVLFGLSDVGHKRHSGVGPPSPALPACLGPGGDPPDGG; translated from the exons ATGGGAACTCCAGCCCCgtggtctgtgctgctgcttgccgTGCTGGTGGGGCTCTGCACTTCCCCAGTGGCACAGGGGAAGCCAAACTTCATTGTCATCCTGGCAGACGATCTGGGCTGGGGGGACCTGGGGGCCAACTGGGCCGAGACGAAGGAGACCCCACATTTGGATGAGTTGGCTGCCGAAGGGACAAG GTTCGTGGATTTCCACTCGGCTGCCTCCACCTGCTCACCGTCCCGCGCCTCTCTGCTCACGGGGCGCCTCGGTGTGCGCAATGGGGTGACCCACAACTTCGCCATCAGCTCTGTGGGCGGCCTGCCCCTCAATGAGACCACACTGGCTGAGGTGCTGCGGGCAGCAGGGTACAGCACAGCAGCTATAG GCAAATGGCACCTGGGGCACCAcggccaccaccaccccatcTTCCGTG GGTTCGACTATTACTTTGGGATCCCCTACAGCCATGACATGGGCTGCACAGACACCCCTGGCTACAACGTTCCACCCTGCccaccctgcccacagcacagcgcGGCCACCAG ccccaccaACAAGGACTGCTATACGGATGTCGCCCTTCCTCTCTTTGAGAACCTCACCATCATCCAGCAGCCCGTCGACCTCAGCAGCCTGGTGGAGCAGTACATGGAGGCGGCAGCGCGCTTCATCCAGCAGGCAAG GGACAGCAGCCGTCCCTTCTTCCTCTATCTGGCGCTGGCCCACATGCACGTGCCACTGCAGATTGCCCCACCACCGGACAGGGGCATCTACGGGGCTGCCCTGCGTGAGATGGATGCCCTGGTGGGACATGTCAAGCACCTGGCCGACAGCTGTGGGAAGGGCAGCACACTGCTGTGGTTCACAG GTGACAATGGCCCTTGGATGCAGAAATGTGAGCTGGCGGGACGCCTGGGGCCGCTGCTGGGGGCCTGGCAGAGGGCACAAG GAGGCAGCCCTGCCAAGCAGACCACCTGGGAAGGAGGGCACCGGGTGCCGGCGCTGGCGTACTGGCCTGGCCACGTCCCTGCCAAGCGGAGCAGCCACGCCATGCTGAG CACCCTGGATGTCTTCCCCACGCTGGTGGCCCTGGCTGGAGCCACACTTCCCCCAAACAGGCGCTTTGATGGCATGGATGTGTCCCCGGTTCTCTTCGGGCTGTCAGATGTGGGACACAAG AGGCACAGCGGTGTGGGGCCGCCCTCGCCAGCCCTTCCTGCATGCTTGGGACCAGGAGGCGATCCCCCAGACGGGGGCTGA
- the ARSG gene encoding arylsulfatase G isoform X5, with product MGTPAPWSVLLLAVLVGLCTSPVAQGKPNFIVILADDLGWGDLGANWAETKETPHLDELAAEGTRFVDFHSAASTCSPSRASLLTGRLGVRNGVTHNFAISSVGGLPLNETTLAEVLRAAGYSTAAIGKWHLGHHGHHHPIFRGFDYYFGIPYSHDMGCTDTPGYNVPPCPPCPQHSAATSPTNKDCYTDVALPLFENLTIIQQPVDLSSLVEQYMEAAARFIQQARDSSRPFFLYLALAHMHVPLQIAPPPDRGIYGAALREMDALVGHVKHLADSCGKGSTLLWFTGDNGPWMQKCELAGRLGPLLGAWQRAQGGSPAKQTTWEGGHRVPALAYWPGHVPAKRSSHAMLSTLDVFPTLVALAGATLPPNRRFDGMDVSPVLFGLSDVGHKGFP from the exons ATGGGAACTCCAGCCCCgtggtctgtgctgctgcttgccgTGCTGGTGGGGCTCTGCACTTCCCCAGTGGCACAGGGGAAGCCAAACTTCATTGTCATCCTGGCAGACGATCTGGGCTGGGGGGACCTGGGGGCCAACTGGGCCGAGACGAAGGAGACCCCACATTTGGATGAGTTGGCTGCCGAAGGGACAAG GTTCGTGGATTTCCACTCGGCTGCCTCCACCTGCTCACCGTCCCGCGCCTCTCTGCTCACGGGGCGCCTCGGTGTGCGCAATGGGGTGACCCACAACTTCGCCATCAGCTCTGTGGGCGGCCTGCCCCTCAATGAGACCACACTGGCTGAGGTGCTGCGGGCAGCAGGGTACAGCACAGCAGCTATAG GCAAATGGCACCTGGGGCACCAcggccaccaccaccccatcTTCCGTG GGTTCGACTATTACTTTGGGATCCCCTACAGCCATGACATGGGCTGCACAGACACCCCTGGCTACAACGTTCCACCCTGCccaccctgcccacagcacagcgcGGCCACCAG ccccaccaACAAGGACTGCTATACGGATGTCGCCCTTCCTCTCTTTGAGAACCTCACCATCATCCAGCAGCCCGTCGACCTCAGCAGCCTGGTGGAGCAGTACATGGAGGCGGCAGCGCGCTTCATCCAGCAGGCAAG GGACAGCAGCCGTCCCTTCTTCCTCTATCTGGCGCTGGCCCACATGCACGTGCCACTGCAGATTGCCCCACCACCGGACAGGGGCATCTACGGGGCTGCCCTGCGTGAGATGGATGCCCTGGTGGGACATGTCAAGCACCTGGCCGACAGCTGTGGGAAGGGCAGCACACTGCTGTGGTTCACAG GTGACAATGGCCCTTGGATGCAGAAATGTGAGCTGGCGGGACGCCTGGGGCCGCTGCTGGGGGCCTGGCAGAGGGCACAAG GAGGCAGCCCTGCCAAGCAGACCACCTGGGAAGGAGGGCACCGGGTGCCGGCGCTGGCGTACTGGCCTGGCCACGTCCCTGCCAAGCGGAGCAGCCACGCCATGCTGAG CACCCTGGATGTCTTCCCCACGCTGGTGGCCCTGGCTGGAGCCACACTTCCCCCAAACAGGCGCTTTGATGGCATGGATGTGTCCCCGGTTCTCTTCGGGCTGTCAGATGTGGGACACAAG GGTTTTCCTTGA
- the ARSG gene encoding arylsulfatase G isoform X2, giving the protein MGTPAPWSVLLLAVLVGLCTSPVAQGKPNFIVILADDLGWGDLGANWAETKETPHLDELAAEGTRFVDFHSAASTCSPSRASLLTGRLGVRNGVTHNFAISSVGGLPLNETTLAEVLRAAGYSTAAIGKWHLGHHGHHHPIFRGFDYYFGIPYSHDMGCTDTPGYNVPPCPPCPQHSAATSPTNKDCYTDVALPLFENLTIIQQPVDLSSLVEQYMEAAARFIQQARDSSRPFFLYLALAHMHVPLQIAPPPDRGIYGAALREMDALVGHVKHLADSCGKGSTLLWFTGDNGPWMQKCELAGRLGPLLGAWQRAQGGSPAKQTTWEGGHRVPALAYWPGHVPAKRSSHAMLSTLDVFPTLVALAGATLPPNRRFDGMDVSPVLFGLSDVGHKVLLHPNSGAAGKDGAVEALRLAQYKAFYTTGGAKACDGSIGPEEHHRPPLIFNLDRDIQEQEPLDVASREYQAVLPAISRAYAQALEDIATDNTTVADYSKDPAAVPCCSTQHVACRCHAPTSHTASLDQHTDGRATRLCLEGTVMTLKRAAGFNHENCAADNFVMKMKQKQLTT; this is encoded by the exons ATGGGAACTCCAGCCCCgtggtctgtgctgctgcttgccgTGCTGGTGGGGCTCTGCACTTCCCCAGTGGCACAGGGGAAGCCAAACTTCATTGTCATCCTGGCAGACGATCTGGGCTGGGGGGACCTGGGGGCCAACTGGGCCGAGACGAAGGAGACCCCACATTTGGATGAGTTGGCTGCCGAAGGGACAAG GTTCGTGGATTTCCACTCGGCTGCCTCCACCTGCTCACCGTCCCGCGCCTCTCTGCTCACGGGGCGCCTCGGTGTGCGCAATGGGGTGACCCACAACTTCGCCATCAGCTCTGTGGGCGGCCTGCCCCTCAATGAGACCACACTGGCTGAGGTGCTGCGGGCAGCAGGGTACAGCACAGCAGCTATAG GCAAATGGCACCTGGGGCACCAcggccaccaccaccccatcTTCCGTG GGTTCGACTATTACTTTGGGATCCCCTACAGCCATGACATGGGCTGCACAGACACCCCTGGCTACAACGTTCCACCCTGCccaccctgcccacagcacagcgcGGCCACCAG ccccaccaACAAGGACTGCTATACGGATGTCGCCCTTCCTCTCTTTGAGAACCTCACCATCATCCAGCAGCCCGTCGACCTCAGCAGCCTGGTGGAGCAGTACATGGAGGCGGCAGCGCGCTTCATCCAGCAGGCAAG GGACAGCAGCCGTCCCTTCTTCCTCTATCTGGCGCTGGCCCACATGCACGTGCCACTGCAGATTGCCCCACCACCGGACAGGGGCATCTACGGGGCTGCCCTGCGTGAGATGGATGCCCTGGTGGGACATGTCAAGCACCTGGCCGACAGCTGTGGGAAGGGCAGCACACTGCTGTGGTTCACAG GTGACAATGGCCCTTGGATGCAGAAATGTGAGCTGGCGGGACGCCTGGGGCCGCTGCTGGGGGCCTGGCAGAGGGCACAAG GAGGCAGCCCTGCCAAGCAGACCACCTGGGAAGGAGGGCACCGGGTGCCGGCGCTGGCGTACTGGCCTGGCCACGTCCCTGCCAAGCGGAGCAGCCACGCCATGCTGAG CACCCTGGATGTCTTCCCCACGCTGGTGGCCCTGGCTGGAGCCACACTTCCCCCAAACAGGCGCTTTGATGGCATGGATGTGTCCCCGGTTCTCTTCGGGCTGTCAGATGTGGGACACAAG GTGCTGCTTCACCCCAACAGCGGGGCAGCGGGGAAGGACGGGGCGGTTGAGGCACTGCGGCTGGCTCAGTACAAGGCCTTCTACACCACAG GAGGGGCGAAGGCTTGTGATGGAAGCATTGGGCCAGAAGAGCATCATCGGCCACCGCTCATTTTCAACTTGGATCGCGATATCCAGGAGCAGGAGCCTTTGGACGTGGCATCCAGGGAGTAtcaggcagtgctgcctgcaaTCAGCAGGGCTTACGCCCAGGCCCTGGAGGATATTGCAACAGACAACACCACGGTTGCAGACTACTCCAAGGACCCGgcagcagtgccctgctgcagcacacagcacgtGGCCTGCCGATGCCATGCACCTACATCTCACACAGCCTCGCTGGACCAGCACACGGACGGAAGAGCAACACGGCTTTGTCT